From a region of the Streptomyces sp. NBC_00193 genome:
- a CDS encoding RidA family protein, whose amino-acid sequence MTSTPEERLAAAGLKLPPTPSPVAVYVPAVQSGHYVYTSGQLPMVDGALPLTGKVGAEVTPEQAKELAQQCALNALAAVASVAGDLSAVKRVVKVVGFVASDPHFTGQPGVLNGASELLGTAFGDAGIHARSAVGVSVLPLDAPVEVELLVELHAPMGL is encoded by the coding sequence ATGACCAGCACCCCCGAAGAGCGCCTCGCCGCCGCCGGCCTGAAGCTCCCGCCGACGCCCTCGCCGGTCGCCGTCTACGTGCCCGCCGTGCAGAGCGGGCACTACGTGTACACCTCCGGCCAGCTCCCGATGGTCGACGGCGCGCTCCCCCTCACCGGGAAGGTCGGCGCCGAGGTCACCCCGGAGCAGGCCAAGGAGCTGGCGCAGCAGTGCGCGCTGAACGCGCTGGCCGCCGTCGCCTCCGTCGCCGGGGACCTCTCGGCCGTGAAGCGCGTGGTCAAGGTGGTCGGCTTCGTGGCCAGCGACCCGCACTTCACGGGACAGCCCGGTGTGCTCAACGGCGCGAGCGAGCTGCTGGGCACCGCCTTCGGCGACGCGGGCATCCACGCCCGCAGCGCGGTCGGCGTGAGCGTGCTGCCGCTGGACGCACCCGTCGAGGTGGAACTCCTCGTCGAACTGCACGCCCCGATGGGCCTCTAG
- a CDS encoding tyrosine-protein phosphatase, which translates to MTRRHIEFERLHNFRDLGGYRTEDGSTVVWGALYRADSLGKLAGADWDRFLDLGVRTVVDLRYPWEIEAKGRIPEPERFTYANHSIEHRPYDQAEIDPDTDPWRFLADRFAEVAEDGVAEIRAAIELLAEGPGPAVFHCTSGKDRTGLIAALVLTLLGVDEEQILADFALTELATARLTADWHTAHPGRTMRWPSYGRAPAEILRLTLADLATRHGSVHAYLTDAVGITPATTARLRERFLTR; encoded by the coding sequence ATGACCCGCCGCCACATCGAGTTCGAGCGACTGCACAACTTCCGTGACCTGGGCGGCTATCGCACGGAGGACGGCTCCACCGTCGTGTGGGGCGCCCTCTACCGGGCGGACTCGCTCGGCAAGCTCGCGGGCGCCGACTGGGACCGGTTCCTGGACCTCGGCGTGCGGACGGTCGTCGACCTGCGCTACCCCTGGGAGATCGAGGCGAAGGGTCGGATCCCGGAGCCCGAGCGGTTCACGTACGCCAACCACAGCATCGAGCACCGGCCGTACGACCAGGCCGAGATCGACCCGGACACCGACCCGTGGCGGTTCCTCGCGGACCGGTTCGCCGAGGTCGCCGAGGACGGGGTGGCGGAGATCCGCGCCGCGATCGAGCTGCTCGCCGAGGGCCCGGGGCCCGCGGTCTTCCACTGCACCTCGGGCAAGGACCGCACCGGCCTGATCGCCGCGCTCGTCCTGACCCTCCTCGGCGTGGACGAGGAGCAGATCCTCGCGGACTTCGCCCTGACCGAGCTGGCCACCGCCCGGCTGACGGCCGACTGGCACACCGCCCACCCGGGCCGCACCATGCGCTGGCCCTCGTACGGCCGTGCGCCCGCCGAGATCCTGCGCCTGACCCTGGCCGACCTCGCCACCCGCCACGGCTCGGTCCACGCCTACCTCACCGACGCGGTCGGCATCACCCCGGCCACGACGGCCCGCCTGCGGGAGCGGTTCCTGACGCGCTGA
- a CDS encoding PucR family transcriptional regulator, translating to MRLRDLLSSDETQAPADLCLLRLLRLPGGERDLDRPVLGTVTIDLPDPGRFVSPGDLVLSGLAWHRPDAGAGQDAGAGQDAGAGLDAGAGLDAGAGRSDAFVRVLVEAGAVALGAGEAQFGHIPEDLVEACARYGLPLLAVGVEVPFTSVTEYVARGRTEERIGGLAALVDRHRRFSTQRQAGAGAEALLELLLAELDLHAHILSPTGRQIAGAQPPLPEKTASALAGRFLAAERAGEQAPHRTVARGTAFSLFPVRSGAGAGDGDSAPGAALTDWLIAVEADSADWNDERLDLLDRLARLVSVERGGRDTDRTMRRRAAERLLALVGSAAAAGEGGQALFEEEEAAARLAAGDAGAVGAAGSDASHGATGSEGRLLWQAVSARLDSKGAHGFPVAASVRDLLEEVLLHPRCLGPDSGPRMAVTAAGDGAEAVAFVLVGADARLTPEAVVLVAGGSLPRGLRAGERLAFGVSDPVGGVAELRHALAQARNARQVAAPSEQVAARGPDDLAAHVMALLPLIPAEVRREFSRRLLAPLTDYDRRYRSDLVPTLRSFLEHDGSWARCGEALHLHVNSLRYRISRIEALTGRNLSRLEDKMDFAAALQMG from the coding sequence ATGAGGCTGCGTGATCTGCTGTCGTCCGACGAGACCCAGGCGCCTGCGGACCTGTGTCTGCTGCGCCTGCTGCGGCTGCCCGGCGGCGAGCGGGACCTCGACCGGCCCGTCCTCGGAACGGTGACCATCGACCTGCCCGACCCCGGTCGCTTCGTGTCCCCGGGGGACCTGGTGCTGTCCGGACTGGCCTGGCACCGGCCGGACGCGGGGGCCGGGCAGGACGCGGGAGCCGGCCAGGACGCGGGAGCCGGCCTGGATGCGGGAGCCGGCCTGGATGCGGGGGCCGGCCGGTCCGACGCGTTCGTCCGCGTGCTCGTGGAGGCGGGCGCCGTGGCGCTGGGCGCGGGCGAGGCGCAGTTCGGCCACATCCCCGAGGATCTGGTGGAAGCCTGCGCCCGGTACGGACTGCCGCTGCTCGCGGTGGGCGTGGAGGTGCCGTTCACCTCGGTCACCGAGTACGTGGCGCGCGGCCGCACCGAGGAGCGGATCGGCGGCCTCGCCGCGCTCGTCGACCGCCACCGGCGCTTCAGCACCCAACGCCAGGCCGGGGCGGGGGCCGAAGCCCTCCTCGAACTGCTGCTGGCCGAGCTGGACCTGCACGCTCACATCCTGTCCCCGACCGGCCGGCAGATCGCGGGCGCGCAGCCGCCGCTGCCGGAGAAGACGGCCTCGGCGCTGGCCGGGCGGTTCCTGGCCGCCGAACGGGCGGGCGAGCAGGCCCCGCACCGCACGGTCGCGCGCGGGACGGCCTTCTCCCTGTTCCCGGTCCGCTCCGGTGCCGGTGCCGGGGACGGGGACTCCGCTCCCGGTGCAGCGTTGACCGACTGGCTGATCGCCGTCGAGGCCGACAGCGCCGACTGGAACGACGAACGCCTCGACCTGCTGGACCGGCTCGCGCGGCTGGTCTCGGTGGAGCGCGGCGGCCGCGACACCGATCGCACGATGCGGCGGCGCGCGGCCGAACGGCTGCTGGCGCTGGTCGGCTCGGCCGCAGCCGCCGGGGAGGGCGGGCAGGCGCTCTTCGAGGAAGAGGAGGCGGCGGCCCGGCTCGCGGCGGGGGACGCCGGGGCCGTCGGAGCCGCCGGGTCCGACGCGTCCCACGGGGCCACCGGCTCGGAAGGCCGGCTGCTCTGGCAGGCCGTATCGGCCCGGCTGGACTCGAAGGGGGCGCACGGGTTCCCCGTAGCGGCGTCCGTGCGCGACCTGTTGGAGGAGGTCCTGCTGCATCCGCGCTGCCTGGGGCCGGACTCCGGTCCGCGGATGGCCGTCACCGCGGCCGGGGACGGGGCCGAGGCCGTCGCCTTCGTGCTCGTCGGGGCGGACGCACGGCTGACCCCCGAGGCGGTCGTGCTGGTCGCCGGCGGTTCGCTGCCGCGCGGGCTGCGGGCCGGGGAGCGGCTGGCCTTCGGCGTCAGCGACCCGGTGGGCGGGGTCGCGGAACTGCGGCACGCGCTCGCGCAGGCCCGTAACGCCCGTCAGGTCGCGGCCCCTTCGGAACAGGTCGCCGCCCGTGGGCCGGACGATCTCGCCGCGCACGTCATGGCGCTGCTGCCGCTGATCCCGGCCGAGGTCCGGCGGGAGTTCAGCCGCCGGCTGCTGGCCCCGCTGACGGACTACGACCGGCGCTACCGCTCCGACCTGGTGCCCACGCTGCGGTCCTTCCTGGAACACGACGGCTCCTGGGCGCGTTGCGGGGAGGCGCTGCACCTGCACGTGAACTCGCTGCGCTACCGGATCAGCCGCATCGAGGCGCTGACGGGGCGCAACCTCAGCCGGCTCGAGGACAAGATGGACTTCGCCGCGGCCCTGCAGATGGGCTGA